A stretch of Miscanthus floridulus cultivar M001 chromosome 13, ASM1932011v1, whole genome shotgun sequence DNA encodes these proteins:
- the LOC136498955 gene encoding protein ENHANCED PSEUDOMONAS SUSCEPTIBILITY 1-like, which translates to MEGSTGGVRIVSRRLVRPEQAAGSLDDSAPSESEPETIHLTPWDLRMITVDYIQKGLLLPKPRTAGGGGAQLVDNLASSLARALARFYPLAGRLAVTATDDATGDPSIVVSLRCNGEGAEFVRAEAPGVTVSDIIASGPGYYIPSSVVWSFFPLNGLLGTDAALDDDDGSRLAVLAAQVTELADGVFVAMSLNHAVADGTTLWHLFNTWSEISRTRDGCELSTPRLVLDRWFLETSPVPIALPFAKLEDIVRRPVYLPVRECFFHFSAESVKKLKEKANAEMAGTATATATVSSLQSLLAHLWRTSCRARELAPDRETTYTLLVGCRARVKGIPQEYMGNAVTTAVARSTAGDVVSKGLGWAAWLLNRAVAAFDEASVRDDLASWPRDPSFLYVAQPTREKDPATVITGSSPRFDVYGNDFGWGRPVAVRSGAGNKTDGKVTVYEGRDGGGSMALEVCLAPKALARLVADEEFMEAVSAAVA; encoded by the coding sequence ATGGAAGGCTCCACCGGCGGGGTTCGGATCGTGTCCAGGCGTCTCGTCCGGCCAGAGCAGGCCGCGGGCTCGCTGGACGACAGCGCGCCGTCGGAGTCGGAGCCGGAGACCATCCACTTGACACCGTGGGATCTCCGCATGATCACGGTGGACTACATCCAGAAGGGACTGCTCCTGCCCAAGCCACGgacagcaggaggaggaggagcacagCTCGTGGACAACCTCGCTTCGTCCTTGGCGCGCGCCCTGGCCCGCTTCTACCCGCTGGCCGGCCGCCTCGCCGTCACCGCCACGGATGATGCCACTGGAGATCCGAGCATCGTCGTCTCGCTCCGCTGCAACGGCGAAGGCGCCGAGTTCGTCCGCGCCGAGGCGCCGGGGGTCACCGTCAGCGACATTATCGCGTCCGGCCCCGGCTATTACATCCCAAGCTCGGTGGTGTGGTCGTTCTTCCCGCTGAACGGCCTGCTTGGCACGGACGCCGCcttggacgacgacgacggctcCCGCCTCGCCGTGCTAGCGGCTCAGGTcaccgagctcgccgacggcgtctTCGTCGCCATGTCGCTCAACCACGCCGTCGCCGACGGGACCACGCTCTGGCACCTGTTCAACACCTGGTCGGAGATCAGCCGGACGAGGGACGGCTGTGAGCTTTCCACGCCGCGGCTGGTGCTGGACAGGTGGTTCCTCGAGACCAGCCCGGTGCCCATCGCTCTGCCCTTCGCCAAGCTGGAGGACATCGTCCGGCGGCCCGTGTACCTGCCGGTGCGGGAGTGTTTCTTCCACTTCTCAGCCGAGAGTGTGAAGAAGCTAAAGGAGAAAGCGAACGCCGAGATGGCCggcacggcgacggcgacggccacGGTGTCGTCTCTGCAGTCCCTGCTCGCGCACCTGTGGCGAACGTCGTGTCGGGCCCGGGAGCTCGCGCCGGACCGGGAGACCACGTACACCCTCCTCGTCGGATGCCGGGCACGGGTGAAGGGGATTCCACAAGAGTACATGGGCAATGCCGTGACGACCGCCGTCGCCAGGTCGACGGCCGGCGACGTGGTGAGCAAGGGGCTGGGGTGGGCGGCGTGGCTCCTGAACCGCGCCGTGGCGGCGTTCGACGAGGCGAGCGTGAGGGACGACCTCGCGTCGTGGCCGCGGGATCCCAGCTTCCTCTACGTGGCGCAGCCTACCAGGGAGAAGGACCCCGCGACGGTCATCACCGGGAGCTCGCCGCGGTTCGACGTCTACGGCAACGACTTCGGCTGGGGCCGGCCGGTGGCCGTCCGCAGCGGCGCAGGGAACAAGACGGACGGGAAGGTGACCGTGTACGAGGGGCGCGACGGCGGGGGAAGCATGGCGCTGGAGGTGTGTCTGGCGCCCAAGGCGCTCGCCAGGCTCGTTGCCGACGAGGAGTTCATGGAGGCGGTGAGCGCCGCCGTGGCGTGA